The sequence CATGGCCAGACGCTGTTCGCGACCGATGAAAACCCCCGTCCGGACACCACCGTAGAGGCGCTGGCGCGGCTCAAACCGGCCTTTCGCCCGGACGGCACCCTCACCGCCGGCAACGCCCCCGGGATCAACGCCGGCGCCGCCGCAATGATCGTCTGCGAACGCTCGGTGGCACAGGCGCACGGGCTATCACCAATGCTGCTCATCCGCAGCGTGGCGGTGGCCGGGGTCGCGCCCGACCTGTTCGGTCTCGGTCCGGTGCCGGCGATCCGCCAGGCACTGGCACGCGCCGGCTGGCGGGCGTCTGAGGTGGACCGCTACGAAATCAACGAGGCCTTTGCCGCGGTGGCCCTGGCCGTGCAGGCCGAACTGGACATCGATCCGGCGCGCCTCAACCCCGACGGCGGCGCCATCGCCCACGGGCATCCGATCGGCGCCACCGGCGCCATCCTGATCACCAAGGTGGCGCATGCGCTGCACCGCCTGGGTCAATCGAAGGCCGTGGTCTCGCTGTGCATCGGCGGTGGCCAGGGCATCGCCCTGTGCCTGGAGAACATTTGAGATGAGTCTTGTCGAAGAGATGGCCGCCGCCCTGGATGGGCTGGCGCAACTGCAGGCGCTGATGGCCTCAGGACGCAAGCCGGGCATCCTGGTGTCACTGGATTTCGACCTGGTCGAAGTCGGCCCGGGCAGCGCCGTGTTCGCCGGCACACCCGGCGAGCATGCCTACAACCCGATCGGCACGGTGCACGGCGGCTACGCCGCCACCCTGCTCGATTCCGCCTGCGGCTGCGCGGTGCACTCCCGGCTGAGCGCACAGCAGGCTTACACGACGCTGGAGCTGAAGGTGGCCTATCACAAGGCCATCACCCAGCATACCGGGCCGTTGCGGGCCGAAGGCAAGGTGCTGAGCATGGGGCGGCGAACGGCCTTTGCCGAGGCCCGCCTCGTGGATGCCACGGGGCGGTTGCATGCCTCGGCCACGTCCACGCTCCTGATCATCGAGCACGGCTCATGAAACGCATTGCCTTGTCGACGCACCGCTGCGTCGCTCAGGCAACGTGGGTGTGAGCCCCGCCTGAAACGGCCGGCGGCGGCGGGACACGCCCTGCCACCGCCCCTTCCAATCCGCGCTTCAGGCGCCACTGCTTGACCAGCGCGTAAAGCGCGGGAATCACCCCCAGCGTGAGTACGGTTGAGGAGATCATGCCGCCGACCATCGGCGCGGCGATGCGGCTCATCACCTCCGAACCCGTGCCGGTGCTCCACATGATCGGCAGCAGGCCGGCCATGATGGCGACCACGGCCATCATCTTCGGGCGCACACGCTCGACCGCGCCTTCCATGATCGCGTGATAGAGATCGGCCACGGTCGGCTCGCGTCCCTCGGCCGCCCGCTCGGCACGGATTTCCTGCCAGGCCTGGTCGAGGTAGATCAGCATCACCACGCCGGTCTCCGCCGCCACGCCGGCCAGGGCGATGAAGCCCACCGCCACGGCCACGCTCATGTTGTAGCCCAGCCACCACATCAGCCAGATGCCGCCGACCAGGGCAAAGGGCACCGAGAGCATGACGATGAGCGATTCGGTGAGCCGGCGGAAGTTCAGGTACAGCAGCACGAAGATGATCGCCAGCGTCAGCGGCACCACCACCGCCAGCTTGGCCTTGGCGCGCTCCATGTACTCGAACTGGCCCGACCAGGTGGCGTAATAGCCCGGCGGGAAACTGACCTGGTCGGCCACCGCCTGCTGCGCTTCCTTCACATACGAGCCCACATCCCGGTCGCGGATATCGACGAAGACGTAGGCGGCCAGCAAGGCGTTCTCGGTCTTGATCCCCGGCGGCCCGTTGCGCAGCGTGATTTCGGCGAGCTGGCCGAGCGGAATCATGCCGGCGCCGCTGGGCACGAAGACTTCATTGGCGATGCGTTGCGGGTCGTCGCGCAGCGCGCGCGGGTAGCGCACCGTCACGTTGTAGCGCTCCAGCCCTTCGACCGCGGTAGTCACCGGCGCCCCACCCAGCGCGGTGGCCACCACCTGCTGGAAGTCGCCCACGGTGATGCCGTAACGCGCGAGCTGGTCGCGGCGGGGCTCGATGTCGAGGTAGTAGCCGCCAGTGACCCGCTCGGCGTAGGCGCTTGAGGTGCCCGGCACCGCCTTGACGGCCTGCTCGATCTGGCGGGCGAGCTTCTCGATCTCGCCCAGATCCTTGCCGAACACCTTCACGCCCACTGGCGTGCGGATACCGGTTGACAGCATGTCGATGCGCGCCTTGATCGGCATGGTCCAGGAGTTGGCCACGCCGGGGAACTTGAGCGCGGCGTCCATCTCGGCGATGAGCGTGTCGACCGTCATGCCCGGCCGCCAGTCGGCCGATGGCTTGAGGTTGATGACGGTCTCGAACATCTCCATCGGCGCCGGGTCGGTGGCGCTGTTGGCGCGGCCGGCCTTGCCGTACACCGACTCGACCTCGGGGAAGGTCTTGATGACGCGGTTGGTGGTCTGCAGCAGGCGCGCCGCCTCGGTCACCGACATGCCCGGCAGCGAGGCCGGCATGTAGAAGATGGCGCCCTCGTTGAGCGTGGGCATGAACTCCGAGCCGATCTGGCGCGCCGGGTAGATGGTGGCAGCCATGGCCACCAGCGCCAGCGCCAGGGTGGTCCACTTGTGGCGCATGACCCACTGGATGATCGGCCGGTAGGCCCAGATCAGGAAACGATTCACCGGGTTCTTCTGCTCCGGCATGATGCGCCCGCGGATGAAGAACAGCATCAGCACCGGTACCAGCGTCACCGACAGCAGCGCCGCACCGGCCATGGCGAAGGTCTTGGTGAAGGCCAGCGGGCTGAACAGGCGCCCCTCCTGCCCTTCGAGCGTGAACACCGGCAGGAAGGAGACGGTAATGATCAAGAGCGAGAAGAACAGCGCCGGGCCGACCTCCTTGCAGGCGCGGATCATGGCCTCGCCGCGCGCGCGCTGGGTGGCAGCGTCGGGCAAGCGCTCCAGGTGCTTGTGGGCGTTCTCGATCATCACGATGGCCGCATCGACCATCGCGCCGATAGCGATGGCGATGCCGCCCAGGCTCATGATGTTGCTGCCCATGTCCATC comes from Denitromonas sp. and encodes:
- a CDS encoding PaaI family thioesterase, whose translation is MSLVEEMAAALDGLAQLQALMASGRKPGILVSLDFDLVEVGPGSAVFAGTPGEHAYNPIGTVHGGYAATLLDSACGCAVHSRLSAQQAYTTLELKVAYHKAITQHTGPLRAEGKVLSMGRRTAFAEARLVDATGRLHASATSTLLIIEHGS
- a CDS encoding efflux RND transporter permease subunit gives rise to the protein MLDRLIEWSARNVFIVLLATLAVVAGGVYAVKQTPLDALPDLSDVQVIIYTPYSGQAPKVVEDQVTYPLTTAMLAVPKAKVVRGFSMFGASYVYVIFADGTDIYWARSRVLEYLSSVQGSLPEGVSPQLGPDATGVGWVFQYALTGRDQSLADLRSVQDWYVRYQLTKAGGVAEVASVGGFVKEYQVIVDPHRLASYGIALSRVSQVIRESNRDVGGRVVELAEKEFMVRGLGYLKGVEDIETLVLKADGGTPVLVRDVARVELVPAGRRGITELNGEGEVASGIVMARFGQNALDVIANVKAKIEELKPGLPEGTEIVPVYDRAPLISRAIANLKWTLFEESLIVAAVCIVFLMHVRSALVAILTLPIGILIAFIAMRSMDMGSNIMSLGGIAIAIGAMVDAAIVMIENAHKHLERLPDAATQRARGEAMIRACKEVGPALFFSLLIITVSFLPVFTLEGQEGRLFSPLAFTKTFAMAGAALLSVTLVPVLMLFFIRGRIMPEQKNPVNRFLIWAYRPIIQWVMRHKWTTLALALVAMAATIYPARQIGSEFMPTLNEGAIFYMPASLPGMSVTEAARLLQTTNRVIKTFPEVESVYGKAGRANSATDPAPMEMFETVINLKPSADWRPGMTVDTLIAEMDAALKFPGVANSWTMPIKARIDMLSTGIRTPVGVKVFGKDLGEIEKLARQIEQAVKAVPGTSSAYAERVTGGYYLDIEPRRDQLARYGITVGDFQQVVATALGGAPVTTAVEGLERYNVTVRYPRALRDDPQRIANEVFVPSGAGMIPLGQLAEITLRNGPPGIKTENALLAAYVFVDIRDRDVGSYVKEAQQAVADQVSFPPGYYATWSGQFEYMERAKAKLAVVVPLTLAIIFVLLYLNFRRLTESLIVMLSVPFALVGGIWLMWWLGYNMSVAVAVGFIALAGVAAETGVVMLIYLDQAWQEIRAERAAEGREPTVADLYHAIMEGAVERVRPKMMAVVAIMAGLLPIMWSTGTGSEVMSRIAAPMVGGMISSTVLTLGVIPALYALVKQWRLKRGLEGAVAGRVPPPPAVSGGAHTHVA